From the Chloroflexus aurantiacus J-10-fl genome, one window contains:
- a CDS encoding [LysW]-aminoadipate kinase, with the protein MIVVKIGGSAGNDYDALCDDIAERWRAGERLILVHGGSDQTNRLGEALGHPPRFVTSPSGHTSRYTDRRTLEIFMMATAGLINKQLVERLHMRGVMALGLSGLDGRLLSGKRKATIRVIEQGRQMILRDDWTGTIEQVNRDLLHMLLAAGYLPVVAPLACSEAGEAVNVDGDRAAAAIATAIGAQTLILLSNVPGLLRNFPDESSLITHIPRNDLESSMTYAAGRMKKKLLGAQEALAGGVQRVILADARIPACVSQALNGGGTHIV; encoded by the coding sequence ATGATCGTGGTGAAGATTGGTGGTAGTGCCGGTAACGATTACGATGCGCTTTGCGATGATATTGCCGAACGCTGGCGTGCCGGTGAACGGCTCATTCTCGTTCACGGCGGTTCAGATCAGACCAACCGTTTGGGTGAGGCGCTTGGCCATCCGCCGCGGTTCGTCACCTCGCCGAGCGGACATACCAGTCGCTATACCGACCGCCGCACACTCGAAATCTTTATGATGGCGACTGCCGGCCTGATCAACAAGCAACTGGTTGAACGCCTGCACATGCGCGGTGTGATGGCACTTGGTCTCAGCGGGCTTGATGGCCGTCTCTTGTCCGGGAAGCGCAAAGCGACGATCAGAGTCATTGAACAGGGACGGCAGATGATCCTGCGCGACGATTGGACTGGTACCATCGAGCAGGTCAATCGTGATCTGTTGCACATGCTGCTCGCTGCCGGTTACCTGCCGGTTGTGGCCCCGCTGGCCTGTTCGGAGGCCGGCGAAGCGGTGAACGTCGATGGTGATCGTGCCGCAGCGGCCATTGCGACAGCTATTGGTGCGCAGACGCTCATCCTGCTCTCGAACGTACCGGGCCTGCTGCGCAATTTCCCAGACGAGTCATCACTGATTACCCATATCCCCCGCAATGATCTCGAATCATCCATGACATATGCTGCCGGTCGGATGAAGAAAAAATTGCTCGGTGCGCAGGAGGCCCTGGCCGGTGGGGTGCAGCGCGTGATCCTTGCCGATGCCCGGATTCCGGCGTGTGTGAGTCAGGCATTGAATGGTGGCGGAACCCACATTGTGTAA
- a CDS encoding C25 family cysteine peptidase, producing the protein MRRLCLFFAVAALLVVAAPATWAQPSTGLILHQRPDGVEIVWTADQSSEPQRLLLYLTADASPSPVLRELQDQPLNRPLALPSLPTVVVDGEPRPPLPSFAPAPPTAPLRLLGEGYRQGMRLALYEISPYYRAPNGPRQALWLRAFVAGAMLAPTHHQPAVGLSSAPLPDPIATRPAWTIDVSAEGIQEIDANTLRSLGLDLDQVALTQLRLYRAGRTLPLEPVIGGASVTALRFYAPPPGDRWSASDRYWLTVEPGASLNLMASRTAQPQAGDVPAGITVSGSGPDETPTIYESTLAGFDGDYFFRRQLDASAGAPVSTTLTITPTLPFATSGSMQVTFELATLVRHSGTHRLRVAAGNGWSTSLEWSGHGSHRADITLPSPTTVLTLTLDPISGIDRIYLDRLLYQAPAQINLTSAGAIFSGQAGRFAYPLTGMAPGSAVYDISDPYQPVRLHFSGTTFADDAPAPRRYLVTGSATLHTPLVARHNPVDVTTPRQARAIYIAPRALIGELEPLLARRQAQGWSPLAIAVEDVYAGWSGGEPDPRAIRDFLRYAAATWSPAPEAVILVGDGSSDPRDYLRRGWPTLIPPYLAEVDPWLGETACEVCFAQLDGDDPTAETLFQADLWIGRLPVKTAEELRRLVAKMLAYEQSRGAWQRHAVYLADNPDSSGDFAAMLDDAIGLQPSQTSTTRVYYNPDGGEGRIADANLARQQAFAAFNQGAGLLVYAGHGLQFQWAFTAFGVDEPFLLNVDTATDLRNGSALPVVLSMTCLTGAFQHPSFRGTTIDEALVLNPDGGAIAAWSSSGFGVAYGHRQLLLGFVEALWSWHATSPPPLGHLVAAGYAELAASGEAPASLRTFLLLGDPLTPVAARPLYRVDVPLLQR; encoded by the coding sequence ATGCGGCGTCTTTGTCTCTTCTTTGCTGTTGCCGCACTTTTAGTAGTGGCTGCGCCTGCAACCTGGGCGCAGCCATCCACCGGCCTGATCCTGCACCAACGGCCCGATGGGGTTGAGATTGTCTGGACGGCAGATCAGTCATCTGAGCCGCAACGATTGTTACTCTACCTCACGGCGGATGCTTCACCGTCGCCTGTCTTGCGCGAGTTGCAAGACCAGCCACTCAATAGGCCGCTTGCCCTACCATCCCTGCCCACTGTGGTTGTCGATGGCGAGCCGCGCCCACCGCTGCCGTCATTCGCCCCAGCACCACCGACGGCGCCCCTGCGTCTGCTCGGTGAAGGTTATCGGCAAGGCATGCGGTTGGCCCTGTATGAAATCTCTCCCTATTACCGGGCGCCCAATGGCCCCCGGCAGGCGCTATGGCTACGGGCATTTGTCGCCGGAGCAATGCTGGCTCCAACCCATCATCAGCCGGCAGTGGGTCTGAGTAGTGCCCCGCTGCCCGACCCGATTGCGACACGACCGGCCTGGACAATCGATGTCTCGGCGGAAGGTATCCAGGAGATTGATGCGAACACGTTGCGTTCGCTCGGCCTCGATCTGGATCAGGTCGCGCTGACGCAATTGCGCCTCTACCGTGCCGGGAGAACGCTGCCGCTGGAACCGGTGATCGGTGGCGCGAGCGTGACCGCCCTGCGCTTCTACGCACCTCCCCCCGGAGATCGCTGGTCGGCGTCTGATCGTTACTGGCTCACGGTTGAGCCGGGGGCCAGTCTGAACCTGATGGCCAGCCGAACCGCGCAGCCACAGGCCGGTGATGTACCGGCAGGGATCACCGTGAGCGGAAGCGGGCCGGATGAAACGCCGACCATCTATGAGTCGACGCTGGCCGGTTTTGATGGCGATTACTTCTTTCGCCGTCAGCTCGATGCCAGTGCAGGCGCACCGGTCAGCACGACCCTGACGATCACCCCAACTCTGCCATTCGCCACCAGTGGCTCGATGCAGGTAACGTTTGAACTGGCCACGCTGGTGCGGCACAGTGGTACGCATCGGCTGCGGGTGGCTGCCGGGAACGGCTGGAGTACGTCGCTGGAGTGGAGCGGGCACGGTAGCCATCGCGCCGATATAACGCTGCCGTCGCCGACGACGGTGCTCACGCTGACCCTCGATCCGATCAGTGGGATTGACCGCATCTATCTGGATCGGCTCCTCTACCAGGCGCCGGCGCAGATTAACCTCACCTCTGCCGGTGCGATCTTTAGCGGTCAGGCCGGGCGTTTTGCCTATCCGCTTACCGGCATGGCGCCTGGAAGTGCGGTGTACGACATCAGTGATCCGTACCAACCGGTGCGGTTGCACTTTAGCGGTACAACCTTTGCCGATGATGCACCTGCGCCACGTCGCTATCTGGTGACCGGTTCGGCCACACTGCACACACCGCTGGTAGCGCGTCACAATCCGGTTGATGTGACGACCCCACGGCAGGCGCGGGCGATCTACATTGCGCCGCGAGCGCTGATTGGTGAACTGGAACCTTTGCTTGCCCGTCGCCAGGCCCAGGGCTGGTCACCGCTAGCCATTGCCGTCGAAGATGTGTATGCCGGTTGGAGTGGTGGCGAACCTGATCCGCGGGCCATCCGCGATTTTCTGCGCTACGCTGCCGCGACCTGGTCGCCTGCTCCAGAGGCGGTGATTCTGGTTGGTGATGGCAGTTCTGACCCACGCGATTATCTGCGGCGCGGCTGGCCGACACTGATTCCGCCGTATCTGGCCGAGGTAGACCCGTGGTTGGGCGAGACGGCCTGTGAAGTCTGTTTTGCCCAACTGGACGGTGATGATCCAACGGCTGAAACCCTCTTTCAGGCCGATCTCTGGATCGGACGCCTGCCGGTGAAGACTGCGGAAGAGCTGCGTCGGCTGGTCGCAAAAATGCTTGCCTACGAGCAGAGCCGGGGTGCCTGGCAACGTCATGCCGTCTATCTGGCCGACAATCCCGACAGTAGCGGTGATTTTGCGGCTATGCTCGACGATGCTATCGGCTTGCAACCATCGCAAACAAGTACTACTCGCGTCTACTACAACCCGGATGGCGGTGAGGGCAGGATTGCTGATGCCAACCTGGCGCGTCAGCAGGCATTTGCGGCCTTCAACCAGGGTGCCGGCTTGCTTGTCTACGCCGGTCATGGCTTGCAGTTTCAGTGGGCATTTACGGCTTTTGGTGTTGACGAGCCATTTCTGCTCAACGTCGATACGGCCACCGATCTGCGCAATGGTTCGGCGTTGCCGGTTGTGTTGAGTATGACGTGTTTGACCGGCGCGTTTCAGCATCCCTCGTTTCGGGGCACGACCATTGATGAAGCCCTGGTCTTAAATCCTGACGGCGGTGCGATTGCCGCCTGGAGTTCCAGCGGCTTCGGGGTCGCTTACGGTCATCGTCAACTGCTGTTGGGCTTTGTGGAAGCTCTCTGGAGCTGGCACGCAACCTCGCCACCGCCGCTCGGTCACCTGGTGGCTGCCGGTTATGCCGAACTGGCCGCCAGTGGCGAGGCGCCGGCATCGTTGCGGACATTCCTGTTGCTCGGCGATCCGCTGACACCGGTAGCGGCGCGGCCACTCTACCGGGTGGATGTGCCGCTGCTCCAGCGCTGA
- a CDS encoding N-acetylmuramoyl-L-alanine amidase, protein MISILIYLLVLSACSSATPIQQPVPTAEPSSVAVAAVVTATALPTMVLPTPFPSPTATPQRVAQAAPVSDLVAEPVVPSPTTQPGVIPTPTPRPPGTPPRVGLQIGHLRSNELPEELAHLRTSTGTYWQNIREVEVNEAIAIRVRDILVAAGVEVDLLPATVPPSYDADAFVAIHADGSTAGARGWKIATPWRTSAASRALMEAVASTYGVITGLPEDRNGITINMRGYYAFNYRRHTHAIARTTPAIIVETGFLTNAADRTIIVDRPDLAARGIAEGILKYLNQRDPNDGAALLPPEWPILYTSVEAAVRAAPSAQARIFVQAPPDSRVFVFNQEGDWYEAMVRVGDTRYVGWLRVDQTRPATPADNPSAPPAEAPATNP, encoded by the coding sequence ATGATCTCTATTCTAATCTACCTGCTGGTCTTGTCCGCCTGCTCATCGGCCACACCGATTCAACAACCGGTGCCGACCGCTGAACCATCGTCGGTTGCAGTGGCAGCGGTGGTAACTGCCACTGCGTTACCAACAATGGTCTTGCCGACACCGTTCCCATCCCCAACTGCAACGCCACAACGGGTTGCCCAGGCTGCACCGGTGAGTGATCTGGTGGCCGAACCGGTCGTTCCTTCACCAACCACTCAACCGGGTGTTATCCCCACCCCGACACCACGGCCACCCGGCACACCCCCGCGGGTCGGTTTGCAGATTGGTCATTTACGTTCAAACGAACTACCGGAAGAACTGGCCCACTTGCGAACGTCAACCGGAACATACTGGCAGAACATTCGCGAGGTCGAGGTTAATGAGGCAATTGCGATCCGCGTGCGTGACATCCTGGTTGCGGCTGGAGTTGAGGTTGATCTGCTGCCGGCGACGGTTCCACCCTCATACGATGCTGATGCGTTTGTCGCCATTCACGCCGACGGTTCTACGGCTGGGGCCCGCGGCTGGAAGATTGCCACGCCCTGGCGCACCTCAGCCGCGAGTCGGGCATTGATGGAAGCAGTAGCTTCGACCTACGGTGTCATTACCGGTCTGCCGGAAGATCGCAACGGGATTACGATCAATATGCGCGGCTACTACGCCTTCAATTACCGTCGCCATACCCACGCGATTGCCCGTACTACGCCGGCCATTATTGTCGAAACCGGATTTCTAACCAATGCTGCCGACCGGACGATTATCGTCGACCGGCCAGACCTGGCGGCACGGGGGATTGCCGAAGGGATTTTGAAGTATCTCAATCAGCGCGATCCAAATGACGGTGCTGCCTTGCTGCCCCCCGAATGGCCGATTCTTTACACCAGTGTTGAGGCAGCAGTTCGTGCAGCGCCATCGGCGCAGGCGCGAATTTTCGTCCAGGCTCCGCCAGATAGTCGAGTGTTTGTCTTTAATCAGGAGGGTGACTGGTACGAGGCAATGGTACGTGTCGGTGACACGCGCTATGTGGGTTGGCTGCGCGTCGATCAGACCCGACCGGCCACACCGGCAGATAACCCTTCAGCACCACCGGCAGAAGCACCGGCGACCAATCCGTAA